The segment TATCATCAATAAACAGAGTTAGTGATCTCCTTAAACGGAAGATGAATCGATCGCTCGCAGCATCCTAGTGTCGGGTCGTCTCCACTCAAGGTCCGTTTAATTTGAGAGATCTCCTCGGCGTCTCTTTCAATAAATCTCGCACGAAGCTCGCACTCACTAACACAAACTCAATTACCTCTTGTTATTGAACCATTCACAGATCAGCTTATTTGTGATCAAATTTgatgtcatatataatatttacagtaaATGAGACGTCTCTTCTGATTGTGACGTTCTTCTTTTaacttatcaattaatttataatgtaatacgctttaattaacataaatagcATCCATCTGACTGTAGACAATCTCACGGTAGTGTGATCGTGATTGACAGACAACTTTGTTTAGTTGTGACCTGCCTTCAAACCTATGTGCTATAGTATGATAATGAGTTTCAATATCCTAAAATTGTactttattgattgattttgtGTGAACTGTACTGGGCTGTACAGTCGTgtacatttgttttgttttgtgacCAACAAAGACAAAGGAACAGGTGATAATATTGAAtgcaaacaatttatataattgttataatataacaacgGTGTGTCGTCTGCGTCGTTAGTGTCGCTTATTCAGGAGCAACGAGGCCAATAAAATGTCTCTCTAGCACAATCTGAATAATTGTGTcttacaatagttttattggaTGTCAGAAGCAGCCTCCGACTTACGTTCAACATAAACTAGTAATAATTAAGACGATTTTACGTTTCTTGTCCACCCGCTGAGACAGAAACGAGGCCTTATAAGTGTTTACTAAAAGGACAGCCTTAACCCTGATTTGGACATTTATTAGCCTCAGTAActcgtatttaatttaatataaaacaattccaactatatgtgtattttttatacaatgtacATTTAGTCATGTTCCGCGTCATGTTCCAGTTTTatagttgtttattaaaatattcaagacaCCAGCTGACCTGCTACTTAAAACCAGAATTACAGTTGTCGTGTACGTGAGTAAGGTGACGCCGACGAGTCCGCGTTACACCAACTACGACACAACACACTAACGTAGCCTACGGTAGGTTGTAGGAGGTAGCTAACAGCTGACGGCTCAGGGAATAAACTCAAAGAACAGGTTAGTGTTACGGAGAGAATAAAGTGTTCCTTGACACACTCGGGATGCCCGCCTACTAGatcatcatatatatgtatatgtgttcCTAAATTGATGCACGGACTCTATACTGTCTATATGATCGTTGTTTCAGATATAACACCATATCCGTATAACCGTATCTTTATGTTAAGCATGTCGGGCCTCCAGCCTCCATCGTTATCTTGGGTCATGTTGCGAGTAATGAACTGTACTTCTAGTGTACAGTCGCTCCACCGTTACTGTTGCCAgtgtattgtatgtatatttagaaCCTCCATagttattatacttattaGATCAGAGTCTAGTGGTACCACCACCTACTTGTAAGGTACTATTacctattgttatatatattaaaataaatccaaaGATCACTATTTCTTATCtaattcaaagtaaaattttgtttcttatcGAATGAAAATCGGTTTAGGAGTATTTTCGTACAACTAAGACACTTCATTCCGTCAATACTAAGTCCATCGTAGTGTAAAGGGCCTATACAGTTATTCCATAGAAAATCAAGGTCGTTCGACGTCGGTAGGTTGGAAGGTTACGTTACAGGTTGCCGATTCACTTGACATCTATGAATGTAACAAATGTGAAGTACACCTCACACTCTCGAAACGAAACATGTCAGGAGGAACAAATGTCGTTAGAACGGAGACAAAAAGTGACCTTATTTAAGTTACCCTCTTCAAGTAAAACCGCAATAGATAACCACgagtaaaattaaaaggacCCGGGCTATACTAGAAGTTAAGCTTTAGGAACGCCTCATCcttattgtttttctatacagagCCTGCTCcagtttatttacttttcattGTATGGTCTCGATTCGTATTTAGCTTGaagttactttaatattaatgacattaattatcataatgtCAGTAATATTAACTCTTATAATAGAGTTCCGTGTCCTCTGAACGGACGTGACGTATTTAcaatacttacttacttactctACATCTTCgtcaaaaattaaacaaaaatttaaatatcattataaaactaatttttagaCTGTACTTTCTTCTCGTGGATTGCGGATCGGGCTCAAAGAGTAATTAATGAgtgtttaaacaataaatgctCTGAACAGGCCGTCGGCGACGCGTGCAGCGCGTGTTGTGACACCTCAAACAGACTACAGCTGCACGCTTGCTCCGACACAGCGTGAGCAGGGAACATTTCGTCCACAAATCTTCTCATATTACAGAACTAAAagattattgaatgagaaacgggaaacgcttcgtagGTATCGTCGTCATGTCTCGCGGCGAACCCTCAGATGCTACATGGAATTCTTCAATGTATTGGACTGCCtgtgtattattttgatgTCTAAATCAgattttataatgttcattattatatagtttggTCATAATGCTGATACTCTTTTCATATGAAAGAGCGactgacatacatacatcctcacaatttttttaatataatttactgatTGTTGTACGGTTAAGGTTAAGATgttgtaaatgtattaaattgttGAACAAAAATTCTTATAGTAACATTAAACTATTTAGTCTAGTGCACTACCTGGTGTGATCCATAAATTATTggatgtgttttaaattaagcgTCAGACTAATGTTGTAAGCTGGATTATATCTATTGCTGAGTGTAACATTTtgcgatttaaaaaaaaatagttttcaattcCTTAATGACAAACAATGAAAACTCATCAAGCAGCACAATTATTTGTTCTGACTCCGGACAGCTGACGGCTGCTCATGGACGCTTAAATTCCTTGCTCTTCTCTGTAGCAACATGGAGTGAACACAGTgctatattataatgtgatgGCTCGTTTCTATATGCtggtaatgtttaaaatagtttgtGTATTAAATGCTGAAACTTTTAACTTATACAAACTATATCCGGTGCGAGAGTTAACTGCGTTCCTCTCACGTCTTCAAAGATTCCTCCCGTGACATACCGGTCGTTATTGGAGGTTGAGAGAGTTATGCCTTTAATAAACCCGTACTACACCGAGAGCTTCCGAgagctttttttaatttatagcctggtttatttatgtttagtaGGCTTTGTTGCGAGCTTTTTACTCGTAAACCTGGCTGCCatgaaatattagaaaattaatatcattatttgttCTCGCTATCACGAAGGCGTTGATTCATTTGTCTAGTATATACTGagtgtgttataaataatcatcaaTCAATGATGTATGTCATACATCAATAGAAAGAGAATTTTGACgagaaaattatgaaacgtAAATGAAGAATATGTCAGccttaaactaattaatatattatataaatagtaataaatctGCACAAACAAACTGAGCTGTATAGAACAAAGCTGGGCTTCACGAGAGCGACCATCGCCTATATATTTCACTCCATACTGTTTCCTTCAGGGACCCGCTACATGAAGCTTTCTCTCTGGCTTCTAATACTTTCgttcttaaataaacaatattacaatTCATGTTAGAAACGATTAAAGTCAGTGTTTCATTAATTCAATGGTTAAAGAAACTTAATTGAATTCCATACtcagtacatattttttgtccgCTGATCGCTAATCACACAAATCATGAGCCACAGCACACACTACACGGCATACAGTACACAGTACACAATACACAGTATACAGTACACAATATACAGTATACAGTACACAATACACAGTACACGTTACCCTGGTGACCTGCATTTCGGCCAACCGCTTCGTCTCTATTCCCGTCgattgctatattttttattcggtATTTATGTCGGATCACGCCGTCGGCCATAACTCACTTTTAAACAcgtttagttaatatttttattctcatcttcaataaattcatattttcagTGCGTGTGctaaaattactttgtataTAACCGCATACTTTTGCTAAAAAACATGTCAACAAAGCTTTTAACCCGCGGaagagatattatttttatgttatttctttttggtaGTAAAGTATGCTTATTATCAGCTTACTTTATTCTGTTTGTCGGCTTGTTTTCTCTTATAAAACCGAACAAAAATCGATCAAAACGTTGTCAATTGTGAGAGGTTCTTGTCGATCATTAAACAGGAGGATCGAACTCTCAAGGTCATTTCTTTACTTTCAAAGTCTGTCATTTTATcctaatacatacatatattaaaatctaatactATTTGATGTTGATGAGTTCGCATGCTGTCAAACCtggacaatatttataattatgaaccAACAAATGTCATGGTAAGTTCCTCTCGAttcgataaaataatacttacggTATGAAAcaaacgatatatattttccagaAGTATGATTGTAAGAAACATAACTTTTCCAAGGAACAGAAAATTTGTagcgaaatatttattgacaacGAACGAAAAACAAAGTGACGACGAAAGAAGCAATCAGGAGGAGGTCGACCAATCTCATCATATATACAATACAGGAAAGGCTTCTTTGTTAATTATGGTTTTGTATTATTAGAAAGACGAAAACTTTTATAGTAGAGGTCGTCGACCCGCCGGATCGCAAGATTGTAACGTTGACCTGAATCCTGAAGTCTCAATTCATGAGTCTTATTTAGAAACATCCAGCTCGCTGTTGACTTATGAAACAGTTTTATTGAcgtatcaaaaattataaacacgcCTTGTCATTCTTTGTACGCAAAATAGCATTTTGTTAAACGGGCGCTATTTCTGCTCATTTTAAATCGGTTTTATTGCCCTTAGTaaactcatttttattatgataacatttttatttccactTGTATGAATGTCAGCAATTGTTAATGAACGTTAAGAGACCTTCTGTCACAAATAACTGTCCTCCAAGAAGGCGGACTGTGGCTCGGGTCGtttggtatttaaatatttatccgtAATAATATCAGAACTGTTATAGAAttgaatgaaaagaaaaaatatgtggaaatattgttatagaaCATGGAACATTTCGTTTCACATTTACAAAGATATTGTACgattttaaagttgttttgTGTCATAACATTGTAGTATTAAGTAATGTATTAGATCTACAGTCAGATGTAGGTGTTCGCGTGTAAGGGACGATGTCATCGATGGAAACTaaacaatcatatttttattataaattgttgtgtattaaatataaaacgagtTTCATCTCTCCCGTATGTAGAACACCTCCTCACAGACTATAAAATGTAATCGTTGCGTTATCTCGACGGAGCATCTCACAGTCATCATGGCGAGCTGGCTCTTGGAAGAAAGCAACCTCCAGTTAGGGTCACAAATAAAGTGTTATACTCCTGAAGTATCTTTGATGTATTTTCTATATGAATTTGATTCGGTCAtacagttatattaaataattgattctttattatttttctaactaAACCAAACGACCTTCTCAACTAAACGAACGCTGAAACAATGTTTCGTTTCTTGTAATAGATCATAATATtgacacatttatttttaagatgtgTTACACGTGATGCATGATAAGGAGTCGCTTCGTCTCGATAAGACCATCTTACACCTCATTCCTCTACGCTAGGAGCGTGTGCTCACTGCTCAGTGATATAAAATGGACAAATTATTGTTACTATCGTGTTGTGTGGTCGCGAGTCACTGTTCCAACATCTTAGTAGTGTTCCCAGTACCGGAGAGGAGTCATCGTGTTCTGGGGGAAtctatagttaaaattttattggagGCCGGTCATGAGGTTTGATTGTGTGtagtattgttaataaaattcaaatattatatctaattatttttttatgttaaaaaaagtacTATCCGATCGCCTACTCGTTTATATATTGCACAAACATCACCACTATTCTTGAGttcctttattttaacaaatagatGTCCCGAGCAGCTGAAGCTGAAATTataatcagaaaaaaataaggttaAAGAACCTCTGAAACTTATATCggttttaataagaaaaagtttCTTTTAGGTGACCTGGGTGACTCCTTTCCCGAGGGACATAAAATGGTCTAAATTAGATTACATTGACATTAGCTCGACTCTGATACACGAGACAGGTTAGTTCGTTGTTTTAAAGCACTCCCTGTCATCGAAGGGAACTTTATACTGAAACAacattatgttttttgttgtattcATTTATCACACACACATCATACGGAAttgatatagatttttatataatatcgtaAAAAAGTCAGTGATTAAGTTCATTATTCAATAACACAATTTATACTTAACCGtttgtcattaatttttttaataattaggaAGAAGAAtgcaaaatatgtaaaaattgaaataaaatttagaaaaaacttaaaacattcAACTTAAGAATAgttaatgtacaaaaatacaaGTAGATTTCAATTCCATCAGAATCAAAACtagacttataataataaataaataaataataatgactgACATGTTCGCTGCTGTTGCAGAGACGGGAAATAATGACGACCATGGCCCGAGTATTTCAGAACTGAGGCTTAATATTCAGCAGCTGGGGTCTCGGTACGCAGGTCTGGCTCTCCGACACCCCGCCCTTCAGGAGCTGATGATGAATACCACCGTACGCTTCGATGCCGTGGTCGCGGAATGGTATCACTCTGGACTACTGGCTCCGTGAGAaacaatcataataaaatgttgacaGATATCATTTCCGCAAAGAAAAGTAATAGTTTCTTTCTTCAGACTGGCATCCGTCTTCGATTGTCCACTAGTCTGGTATACTCCTGAAGATATCTCTTGGCAGACATATGGCCTCGTGCATGGAGATAGCAGTCTCGATTTTATGGCTTCCACTCTTCAATCCCCGAGCTACTCTCTCCCAGAGAGATTAAGATATTTGTGGTCAAAACTCTCTTTTGGTGTTCGAAATTAGTGAGTAGAGTTTTACTAATATACACAAAGTATTTTtggcattataatatattccgaCGGTTTCAGCTTTCACATAAGCGCGACTGAATTGCCTGAATATGAAGCATGTTACCTCCGCGCGTTTCAGTCCCGGAGGCGTGTCTTACCAAACTATGAAGAATTGGTTTACCAGGGATCagcacttttaattaattctcatCCGCCACTCGGACACAAAATACCTCTACCATTGAATGCCAAATTTGTGGGAGGACATCATATTGTTCGAAAAGTCTCTCCAATGCCTAAGGcgattattacatatttctttgtagccagtgaagatttttttttaataactaaagtGCAGTTCCGAATgtgagatataaattaaaacggtttatatttttccagaatattgcaaaattattaGAGGCATCGAAGGCAGgagttatttatgtaaacttAGAATCGCATGTCACAAGCGGAGAGGTGTCACATACTGTTATACAGGAGCTTATAGAGATATTTGGTGTAGTTCAGCAAACTGTGATATGGAAGAGCGAGGAAATCCAGTGGAGCCTTCCACAAAACGTGTTCATGATGAAGAATCCAcctcaaaatattatactgagttagttaaataaagatttttaatggCATTGGATAGGAATCTATTAatgagtaaaaattatatccagATCACACAAACACCATAGCATATATAAACCACGGCCAGATGCTTTCAATCGTGGATGCGATCCACTTTGGAGTGCCGGTCATCGGTGTACCACTTCTAGAAGATCACATTGTCAACATGGACTCTGTAGTGAAAAGAGGATGCGGCATTAAAGTTGACTATACCAACGAGTTTGCCTGGAAGGTTAAAGACGCTGTCAACAGGATACTTAAAATGTCAAggtaataaatcttaaatgaaAACATGTTCTCCTTCAAATCGTCCCGATTCAACATCATAATGTGTTTTTCAGTTATCGTGAGCAatcaaataaagataaattgatATTCCGCAACCGTGTGGCGACTCCTCAATCAGAAGTCCTGCACTTGATGCAACTGGTGCTGGACTCAGATGGAGCTGGACACCTGCAGTCCTCGACGCTGTTTCTTTCAGTCATGGAGAGACATAACTTGGACATTATTATACTAGTGTTGATGTTCTTTTGGTTCCTGAACAGGGCATGGAGGTTGTTCGGTGCGTACTTTGTTTGGGGGGAAGACGACAGTGATGATAAAAAGTACCAGTaagaagtattatttaataaaaacataacagaaaactttattactacttcatttgttaattataaaacattatccattaaaatagtttaaatatttcgttgAGCACGCGCTAACTACTTTCCAATGTCTAAATCACTCGAGCAGCCAATTAGCATCATTCAACGTGACGTATAtagagtaataaatttaacatcaacTATAAATCTACTAATAACTATAACTGTGGTCGATTTGATTTCACTTATAGTACCAGCAGACACACGACATCCTGGaagcaaaacatattttcaagaATCAGTTTAATGTCATGTGTAGAGTACGAGGTAAATGTCAGTCATAAGTGTATGCACTGCTGATGAATTTTGTGTACGGTATGTGTGTCCGATTTTTTACAAGTCAGTTACGAGTCAGTTGACGGAAGAGTGGTGCCACTGTTGTCACTACTATTCCGATACAAAACAttacagaaaaaatacaaactcCAAAGATGTAATTCTTTTGCAgttataattagtattattttattgtatttctgTACATGCTCGTGTAGTtctgtatttgtttataataatgtttggcTCTAGCGATGACATCCGAAAAGAGAAGAATTAAGAGAACCATAAAAGTATGTTTTGctaaataagttattacagAAAACgttgaaagttataaataagtctttgataaaagattttgaatataaattttattaaagtctcattataaattttgtaactcGAAACAGTAGTGTTCACACAAAACACCAGATGTTTACAAAagaaggaatttaaaaatttctagtttatttaaatagtgtgCTCATTCCATACATCTCAACCTTCCCTTATCTCTCTCTCTCTGGATAAAAACAGTGCTTTAAGCGAGAGGTTATAACGTAGCTTCAAGTGGAGGCGACAATGTTCTTGTTTCTTGTTAGAGATTGATTCGTCTAAAGTGTAACGCATGCTGCTGCGGACTGAGGAATAGACGAACTTAACACTAAGAGGCGACCTTCACCTGACCACAGTCCACGGCTCTATATTGAGAATAGAACCACTTATTTCGGTCAATCATTCTAGAGCgacattttattatctcatATCTTGTTcgtgtaaatgttttattgaatatttttgtcttcgtATGTTATGTACGTTCAGACTGCTCCGTCTCTGTCTCTGTTCCAGTCGATTGAGTTTGATCACTCGGACCAGTTTCTGGCAGTCCGCCCCACGCTATAATAAACTGCTACTCTATGTTTCACTTTATATTTCCTGGCGTGACACAAATAAAACCAGTTCTATAATCATAACTCCATAAagtctatttattttctgttttcgcCAAACATCCTTCCGCCGCACTCGTACAGTCTCCCGACCGCTCCCGCGCCTGTCGTGAACGCCGGTCGACCCTCACACATGACTACTGTCGATAACCGCTCATTAATACACTTCATGTTATTTGTCGGCGGACATTGTAACAGTATTTACATGGGTTCACCGATCTCTCTagatattagaatattttttttgggtcAAGCCTCATTATGTTAAATTCCGTATCCAAATAAGAAGTAGCAAGGAATTGTTTTGATCGCAGCGTACATTTATGAGTACGGAACATTTTATATAGCCCGCATATCTGAGGGCACATCAATGTTTGTGCCAAATCTGAAACCAGATCATCGCCAGTCGATCCCTGATTTACTCTGACCGTAAACAGTTTAGCTACATTTTATGCACTCTCGTGTGGCGTGTGCGTGTGGTGTTCGTGTGTTCGTACGTAGCTGGCGTCATTCTTAATATCTGGTTTGCGCGCGCTCAGTACGCTGTGTAAGGCGAATGGCAGTTACGTAGATTAACAGAAATATCGACTCCTTCAGATACATACTGTGTTCCGGTGAACAGCGTCACggaatattaacaaacactTCTACTTGATGTACGGCGTGACCATACAATGTCTCAActctcaataaattattagtactGCGTACAGTCGGCCGATCTTAATTTTTGTTGCAGGTTGTAAGCCGGTCGCTGCCTGTATGCGAGTCGTTCGTCTCGTTCCATTTCCTCCACTCTCACTTTTGTCTCTTGCTACTGTTGACAATGACCGTTCCGTGAGAGAACGAACTCTGTCCTTGATAAGACTCTATGCAGATGTTTTAGTATTTGACTGTGTTCTACATCGGAACGCTGTCGCTCTGCATTACAAAGACTCTGTCTTTTTGTACACGTCGTAGAATGTAATCATTCAATATTTAGTTGTTCTTTTGTATGACGATGAAGACTTTAAAGAACAGTTGTGTTGAATATGTTGAGTTCTCCGGTTAGCGAGTAACGGCTGTCTGCGAGTCCTCGGCGATAAAGTCGCTCAGTTCGTGTCCGACCAAGTCGAATAAATACTGGTGTGCTAGTTTCTTTGACGCCTCTGGTTACgttaaatacacaaaaaatgaaatgtaacaGCGGCCAGGTAAATGGTTTGTCCGGTGTGAGTAATGATTGAGGAAATTATGTAAGGATAACTGTGCTGTTTGCGATCACGATCACGATCTgtagttacttttaataaagagatttattaaaatgagtttCAGTACgcgaattttaattaaacaacgtCACAACAATAAACAGAACAAATAAAccgaaagaaatataatccCATTACAAGTTTTAAcgataaaatacttttgaaaGTCGCTCTTAAAGAAAAATTGATGCTATCGAACAAAACGACATCTTGAGAAAAGCGaagattgtttaataaaacttttaagggATCAGTCCACGCACAGCTCTTTGTAACATAACTCATTCGGAGCtactattattgtattttattgtttactatTCTTGTTTGAATCCATCGAAGGAATGTGTTCGATTGTGTAACATTTAAAGCAGTCAATACGCAACCAGTCTTCCGTCCTTCAAGATCGATAACATGTGGAGTGAAAGCGACATATTTACGGCGGACGAGACAACTCACACCTACCACTGTTAGACATTAACAGTTACATACCTCGAAACAAAAGAATGTCCCAGATATTAGagaaatttctaaaaaaaccCGAGTCTCTCACGGTCGTCAatgtaagtatattaaatCACCCGTGTGATTGTTTCCGGctcgttaatattaattcatttagtgTGTAATGAGCGGTCGAGAGCCGCTCGCCGGCCGCCTCCTCTAATAAGACCGACTGTAAAACACAAACTCGATCACGGTTTACGATCCACTTTTGATGTTCACTTTCATCGTTACCGATAACCGCCGTATCTCAACGCGCCCGCTCTGGGTACACTCCGTTGTAAACCTTACGCGGCGAGCATAAAGCGCACTCTCGTTTCGAAGCCGGCGGCTCGCTGCTCGAAATATTTGCCAAGAGATCGTTTATCTTTGTAAATAGTCCAGTGTGCTGTGCTGAGGATAAACTGAGATTACTAACTTCACGTGTTTTACAACTACCACATGATTTATGGCTCCTTTGTTTCGGCTCTcactaaaacttttaaatcgcTTTTATCTACTCGCCTAATTATGATAACAACCGAGTCTCCTTCAACATTTGTTTGCCGTCACACAgtctatattttcaataagaatACCCTTTCTCGTTCATGAGAGTATTCTGAAGCGCTGACTGCTGTCAATGACTGTGTATTAAGGTCACCGTCCGTCAACTATTCGTCGTATAATTAAAAGATCTTGCGGAGGAGTTGATTTCTCAGAATCTTTGATGTATGTACCTTCAGTTGACACTTGACACACTCTGCCCTATTCACTTGCTCCGTCTCTCTTGTCGTATCTCATATGCACTCTGAATTCCAATGATGTCGACGCCATGTCTACATTTCCGTGGCCAGTTAAGATGACTTCTTATAAGTGTTGGACTTTTTTTGTAACACACACTTTGTAAACTCTAAAGAATGAATCACAGAGAGTAACTAAATCATAGAAAGTGTTAAGACGGCGATGTACGAACCCACAGCGACGTAAGGACTCATCGGTGAAAGTTATATTGATAGTAAATGGAGTGTTGTTAAAATATCTCATCAGCAATCATCGGGAGGCGGTCACGAGGGAAATCTGTCGGCCTTAAATGTAGAAAGCCTTCGACTGCTGATATCATTACTGAGGAAATAACTTCATCATTATTAGTTATCGACACtccaaagttaaatatattaataatatataatagtttaagaaaattaattgaattttagttgctttattatttaatatagcatTAAATACTCAAAGGTTTATTATGACTAGGGTTCACTGTAGGaacaatcatttataatttaaattaccaaCTTCTTTAACCCTTCAGTGTTACCGAGTCTCCTGtcgatttgattttaatattagttgaaCCTAATTTAAGTTGTGAAGACTCCCCTCTCCACTCCGCTTCATACTGACGGCTTCTACACTCGAATAATCCACGAAAGCCGAACGGAAAAGTGAATCTCAGCGATTAACGAGGACAGCTCCAGTAATAAATGATCAAGTTAATGAATCGATCAGAAGTACATCTGGAACATTTACATCTTCCATCACAATAAAGTTTGTAACggaaagtataaataaataacattcagAGATTTACGacagaaataataacaaaggcATTCGGTGGAAAACCgtctctaataaaatatactaaacagTCTACTTTCGGTTTGAATGAACAGTTAGTAGTTTTCGTTCGAGCCACATCAAAAggtcattcat is part of the Danaus plexippus chromosome 9 unlocalized genomic scaffold, MEX_DaPlex mxdp_26, whole genome shotgun sequence genome and harbors:
- the LOC116767771 gene encoding UDP-glucosyltransferase 2-like isoform X1, which encodes MDKLLLLSCCVVASHCSNILVVFPVPERSHRVLGESIVKILLEAGHEVTWVTPFPRDIKWSKLDYIDISSTLIHETETGNNDDHGPSISELRLNIQQLGSRYAGLALRHPALQELMMNTTVRFDAVVAEWYHSGLLAPLASVFDCPLVWYTPEDISWQTYGLVHGDSSLDFMASTLQSPSYSLPERLRYLWSKLSFGVRNYFHISATELPEYEACYLRAFQSRRRVLPNYEELVYQGSALLINSHPPLGHKIPLPLNAKFVGGHHIVRKVSPMPKNIAKLLEASKAGVIYVNLESHVTSGEVSHTVIQELIEIFGVVQQTVIWKSEEIQWSLPQNVFMMKNPPQNIILNHTNTIAYINHGQMLSIVDAIHFGVPVIGVPLLEDHIVNMDSVVKRGCGIKVDYTNEFAWKVKDAVNRILKMSSYREQSNKDKLIFRNRVATPQSEVLHLMQLVLDSDGAGHLQSSTLFLSVMERHNLDIIILVLMFFWFLNRAWRLFGAYFVWGEDDSDDKKYQ
- the LOC116767771 gene encoding UDP-glucosyltransferase 2-like isoform X2, translated to MDKLLLLSCCVVASHCSNILVVFPVPERSHRVLGESIVKILLEAGHEVTWVTPFPRDIKWSKLDYIDISSTLIHETETGNNDDHGPSISELRLNIQQLGSRYAGLALRHPALQELMMNTTVRFDAVVAEWYHSGLLAPLASVFDCPLVWYTPEDISWQTYGLVHGDSSLDFMASTLQSPSYSLPERLRYLWSKLSFGVRNYFHISATELPEYEACYLRAFQSRRRVLPNYEELVYQGSALLINSHPPLGHKIPLPLNAKFVGGHHIVRKVSPMPKNIAKLLEASKAGVIYVNLESHVTSGEVSHTVIQELIEIFGVVQQTVIWKSEEIQWSLPQNVFMMKNPPQNIILTYINHGQMLSIVDAIHFGVPVIGVPLLEDHIVNMDSVVKRGCGIKVDYTNEFAWKVKDAVNRILKMSSYREQSNKDKLIFRNRVATPQSEVLHLMQLVLDSDGAGHLQSSTLFLSVMERHNLDIIILVLMFFWFLNRAWRLFGAYFVWGEDDSDDKKYQ